The following proteins are co-located in the Mycolicibacterium goodii genome:
- a CDS encoding mycofactocin-coupled SDR family oxidoreductase: protein MSDTARPLSGKVAFITGAARGQGRAEAVRLAADGADIIAVDLCAQIASVPYPLATPDDLATTAELVEEAGGRIVTRQADVRDEPELAAALSAGLDEFGRLDIVVANAGIAPMLSGPEGWRDVIDVNLTGVHHTVEVAIPTMVEQGDGGAIVLISSVAGLIGIGGGDRGSVGYTAAKHGVVGLMRAYANHLAPHSIRVNSIHPTGVDTPMIDNEFTRGWLARVTEETGRPVDMGNALPVQAIRAEDVANAVAWLVSDQARYVTGVTLPVDAGIVNKR, encoded by the coding sequence ATGAGCGACACCGCCCGTCCCCTGTCCGGCAAGGTCGCCTTCATCACCGGCGCCGCGCGCGGGCAGGGCCGTGCCGAAGCGGTCCGGTTGGCCGCTGACGGCGCCGACATCATCGCGGTCGACCTGTGCGCTCAGATCGCGTCCGTGCCCTACCCGCTGGCCACGCCCGATGATCTGGCCACCACCGCCGAGCTCGTCGAAGAGGCCGGTGGGCGCATCGTCACCCGGCAGGCCGACGTGCGTGACGAACCGGAACTCGCCGCGGCCCTGTCGGCCGGCCTCGACGAGTTCGGCAGGCTCGACATCGTCGTCGCCAATGCGGGCATCGCACCGATGCTGTCCGGGCCCGAAGGCTGGCGAGACGTCATCGATGTCAACCTCACCGGCGTGCACCACACCGTCGAGGTCGCGATCCCGACCATGGTCGAGCAGGGCGACGGCGGCGCGATCGTCCTGATCAGCTCGGTCGCCGGGTTGATCGGCATCGGCGGTGGCGACCGCGGATCCGTCGGCTACACCGCCGCCAAGCACGGGGTGGTCGGCCTGATGCGGGCCTACGCCAACCACCTCGCACCGCACAGCATCCGGGTGAACTCGATCCACCCGACCGGAGTCGACACCCCGATGATCGACAACGAGTTCACCCGCGGCTGGCTGGCTCGGGTCACCGAGGAGACCGGTCGCCCGGTCGACATGGGCAATGCGCTTCCGGTGCAGGCGATCCGTGCCGAGGATGTGGCCAACGCGGTGGCGTGGCTGGTGTCGGACCAGGCTCGCTACGTCACCGGCGTGACGCTGCCGGTGGACGCGGGCATCGTCAACAAACGGTGA
- a CDS encoding FadR/GntR family transcriptional regulator, translated as MKTMGGQDAQTAQPIGAGGTGSASGLLARELETPTRVDEITDRLVTAIAIGEYLPGARLPSERELASSLRVGRMTVRAALARLVDLGLVETKNAGRGGGTYVLQQWPESSTAAVGRTLTMRVDELRDRCDAICRIHGAVCRAAAESRSDGDIALLRERLEAYRSAPSGLESQQADSALHLAIMDAARNAVLKQVLLELEASVSIGAPAHLWGEPGTMREMELRALHEHELLVDAIGRGDGDDADDLARAHVAIDFELISAAMRRAGVLAD; from the coding sequence GTGAAGACCATGGGAGGACAGGACGCGCAGACGGCGCAGCCCATCGGGGCCGGCGGCACGGGGTCGGCATCCGGGCTGCTGGCCCGCGAACTGGAAACCCCCACGCGCGTCGATGAGATCACCGATCGCCTGGTCACGGCCATCGCGATCGGGGAATACCTGCCCGGCGCGCGGCTACCGTCCGAACGTGAACTGGCCTCCTCACTGCGGGTGGGCCGGATGACCGTGCGCGCGGCGCTCGCGCGACTGGTCGACCTCGGCCTCGTCGAGACCAAAAACGCAGGTCGCGGCGGTGGAACGTATGTACTGCAGCAGTGGCCGGAGTCGTCGACCGCGGCGGTGGGCCGCACCCTGACCATGCGCGTCGACGAACTGCGCGACCGCTGCGACGCGATCTGCCGCATCCACGGCGCGGTGTGCCGCGCGGCCGCCGAATCACGGTCCGATGGCGACATCGCGCTGCTGCGGGAACGGCTCGAGGCGTACCGCAGCGCGCCGAGCGGGCTGGAATCGCAGCAGGCCGACAGTGCGCTGCACCTGGCGATCATGGACGCGGCGCGCAACGCGGTGCTCAAGCAGGTGCTGCTGGAACTGGAGGCCTCGGTGAGCATCGGCGCTCCCGCGCACCTGTGGGGTGAACCCGGGACCATGCGCGAGATGGAACTGCGGGCGCTGCATGAGCACGAACTGCTTGTCGACGCGATCGGGCGTGGCGACGGTGACGATGCCGACGATCTGGCCAGGGCCCACGTCGCGATCGACTTCGAGCTCATCTCGGCGGCGATGCGTCGTGCCGGTGTGCTCGCCGACTGA
- the dapA gene encoding 4-hydroxy-tetrahydrodipicolinate synthase — protein MPVSTSGIDVTAQFGTLLTAMVTPFKPDGSIDLDAAAQLAARLVDSGCDGLVLSGTTGESPTTSDDEKIALLRAVVDAVGDRARIIAGAGSYDTAHSVHLAKASAEAGAHGLLVVTPYYSRPPQAGLIAHFTAVADATDLPVVLYDIPPRSVVPIAWDTLRKLAEHPNIVAVKDAKGDLPGGGQIIAETGLAYYSGDDALNLPWLAMGAVGFVSVWGHLAAGQLRDMLTAFNSGDIATARKINVNLMPLAAAQARLGGVTMSKAGLRLQGFDAGEPRLPQIPATTEEVEALAADMRAATVLR, from the coding sequence GTGCCCGTGAGCACCAGCGGAATTGATGTAACGGCCCAGTTCGGCACCCTGCTGACCGCTATGGTGACTCCGTTCAAGCCCGACGGCTCGATCGACCTCGACGCCGCGGCACAGCTAGCGGCACGTCTGGTCGATTCCGGCTGCGACGGTCTGGTGCTGTCCGGCACCACCGGCGAATCGCCGACGACCTCGGACGACGAGAAGATCGCCTTGCTGCGTGCCGTGGTGGACGCGGTCGGGGACCGCGCGCGCATCATCGCCGGCGCGGGCAGCTACGACACCGCCCACAGCGTGCACCTGGCCAAGGCGTCGGCAGAGGCGGGCGCGCACGGGTTGCTCGTCGTGACGCCGTACTACTCACGGCCCCCGCAGGCCGGTCTGATCGCACACTTCACCGCGGTGGCCGACGCGACCGACCTGCCGGTGGTGCTGTACGACATCCCGCCGCGTTCGGTGGTGCCGATCGCGTGGGACACGCTGCGAAAGCTGGCCGAGCATCCGAACATCGTCGCGGTGAAGGACGCCAAGGGCGACCTGCCCGGTGGCGGCCAGATCATCGCCGAGACCGGCCTGGCCTACTACTCGGGTGACGACGCGCTGAATCTGCCGTGGCTGGCCATGGGTGCGGTCGGCTTCGTCAGCGTGTGGGGCCATCTGGCGGCCGGTCAGCTGCGGGACATGTTGACCGCCTTCAACTCCGGCGACATCGCCACGGCCCGCAAGATCAACGTGAACCTCATGCCGCTGGCCGCGGCGCAGGCCCGTCTGGGTGGGGTCACCATGTCCAAGGCCGGCCTGCGACTGCAGGGCTTCGATGCGGGCGAACCTCGACTGCCCCAGATCCCGGCCACCACAGAAGAAGTCGAGGCCCTGGCCGCCGACATGCGTGCGGCCACGGTCCTCAGGTAG
- a CDS encoding putative quinol monooxygenase, translating into MPVVVVATLKAKPESVDAVREACTKAIVAVHDEPGCELYALHESDGTFVFVEQWADADALATHGKAPAIGTLFGAIGDLLDGAPDIKTLQPVVAGDPAKGRLRP; encoded by the coding sequence ATGCCCGTAGTCGTCGTCGCCACCCTGAAGGCCAAGCCCGAGTCCGTCGATGCCGTCCGCGAGGCCTGCACCAAGGCGATCGTCGCGGTCCACGACGAACCGGGCTGCGAGCTCTACGCGCTGCACGAATCCGACGGCACCTTCGTGTTCGTCGAGCAGTGGGCCGACGCCGATGCGCTCGCGACGCACGGCAAAGCACCCGCCATCGGGACGCTCTTCGGCGCCATCGGCGACCTGCTCGACGGTGCCCCCGACATCAAGACCCTGCAGCCCGTCGTCGCAGGCGATCCCGCCAAAGGCCGCCTGCGTCCGTAG
- a CDS encoding FtsK/SpoIIIE family DNA translocase, with amino-acid sequence MANKTAARSGARSGSSTSRSSGRSRAAGSQSAGRRKPPTRPAPQQRRKPARRSQVSPVALAGHKLGQGARAGWLMLAKGAGSTARSVGRARDIEPGHRRDGIALALLGIAVVVAASCWFDAARPVGAWIDTGLRTLVGGPVMLVPVLLGAVAVVLMRSEPDPEARPRLILGAAMIALPALGLWHLWAGSPTDPDGRRGAAGFVGFAIGGPLSDGVTPWIAAPLLFIGVLFGLLLLTGTTIREVPSTVRAMFSARGFRDEDHEDYEDYEGDYDEYDGEYGSDGEDARHRDREDDFSDGYYDAENPDEAAKTWPGTGPMAAIEAPKAPAGTPMDNYPLEDAPTVPEPAVTPRRKKPEAAKAAKKPDETLVIDRVVEGPYALPSLDLLIAGDPPKLRTAANDQMTDAITSVLEQFKVDAAVTGCTRGPTVTRYEVELGPGVKVEKITALHRNIAYAVATESVRMLAPIPGKSAVGIEVPNTDREMVRLSDVLTAPSTRRDHHPLVIGLGKDIEGDFVSANLAKMPHLLVAGSTGSGKSSFVNSMLVSLLARATPEEVRMILIDPKMVELTPYEGIPHLITPIITEPKKAAAALGWLVEEMEQRYQDMQASRVRHIDVFNEKVRSGEITTPLGSERVYKPYPYIVAIVDELADLMMTAPRDVEDAIVRITQKARAAGIHLVLATQRPSVDVVTGLIKTNVPSRLAFATSSLTDSRVILDQAGAEKLIGMGDGLFLPMGANKPIRMQGAFITDEEIHAVVAATKEQAEPEFVEGVTAVKAGERKDVDPDIGDDLDVFLQAVELVVSSQFGSTSMLQRKLRVGFAKAGRLMDLMETRGIVGPSEGSKAREVLVKPEDLAGTLALIRGGADANGAEPEDDEEF; translated from the coding sequence ATGGCTAACAAGACCGCCGCCCGCTCCGGGGCGCGTTCGGGCAGCTCTACGAGCAGGTCTTCGGGCAGGTCACGGGCCGCGGGCTCGCAGAGCGCGGGCAGGCGCAAGCCGCCGACCCGTCCGGCGCCCCAACAGCGTCGCAAGCCCGCCCGGCGCAGTCAGGTCTCGCCGGTCGCACTCGCAGGTCACAAGTTGGGGCAAGGTGCCCGCGCCGGATGGCTCATGCTCGCCAAGGGGGCTGGCTCGACCGCCCGTTCCGTTGGCCGTGCCCGTGACATCGAGCCGGGGCACCGCCGCGACGGCATCGCGCTCGCGCTGCTCGGCATCGCGGTCGTGGTGGCCGCGAGTTGCTGGTTCGACGCGGCCCGACCGGTGGGCGCGTGGATCGACACCGGGTTGCGCACGCTGGTCGGCGGACCGGTGATGCTGGTACCCGTGCTCCTCGGCGCCGTCGCCGTCGTGCTGATGCGCTCCGAACCCGATCCCGAGGCACGGCCCCGGCTGATCCTCGGGGCCGCGATGATCGCGCTGCCTGCGCTCGGTCTGTGGCATCTGTGGGCCGGTTCACCCACCGACCCGGACGGTCGCCGCGGCGCTGCCGGATTCGTCGGATTCGCCATCGGCGGACCGCTCTCCGACGGCGTGACCCCGTGGATCGCCGCACCGTTGCTGTTCATCGGTGTGCTGTTCGGGCTGCTGCTGCTCACCGGCACCACGATCCGTGAGGTGCCCTCGACCGTCCGCGCGATGTTCAGCGCGCGCGGGTTCCGCGACGAGGACCACGAGGACTACGAGGACTACGAGGGCGACTACGACGAGTACGACGGCGAGTACGGCAGCGACGGGGAGGACGCGCGCCACCGCGACCGGGAAGACGACTTCTCCGACGGCTACTACGACGCCGAGAACCCCGACGAGGCGGCGAAGACCTGGCCCGGCACCGGGCCCATGGCGGCCATCGAGGCGCCCAAGGCGCCCGCGGGCACGCCGATGGACAACTACCCGCTCGAAGACGCACCGACCGTCCCGGAACCGGCCGTCACACCGCGCCGGAAGAAACCCGAGGCCGCGAAAGCGGCGAAGAAGCCCGACGAGACCCTCGTCATCGACCGGGTCGTCGAAGGGCCCTACGCCCTGCCGTCGCTGGACCTGCTGATCGCGGGCGACCCGCCGAAACTGCGGACTGCCGCCAACGATCAGATGACCGACGCGATCACATCGGTGCTGGAGCAGTTCAAGGTCGACGCCGCCGTCACCGGCTGCACCCGCGGCCCGACCGTCACCCGCTACGAGGTCGAACTCGGGCCCGGCGTCAAGGTCGAGAAAATCACCGCGCTGCACCGCAACATCGCCTACGCCGTGGCCACCGAGAGTGTGCGCATGCTCGCACCCATCCCGGGCAAGTCCGCGGTGGGTATCGAGGTGCCCAACACCGACCGCGAGATGGTGCGGCTGTCCGACGTGCTCACCGCACCGAGCACCCGCCGCGACCACCACCCGCTGGTGATCGGGCTCGGCAAGGACATCGAGGGCGACTTCGTCTCGGCCAACCTCGCGAAGATGCCGCATCTGCTGGTGGCCGGCTCGACCGGTTCGGGTAAGTCGAGCTTCGTCAACTCGATGCTGGTGTCTCTGCTGGCGCGGGCCACCCCGGAAGAGGTCAGGATGATCCTGATCGACCCCAAGATGGTGGAACTGACGCCCTACGAAGGCATCCCGCACCTCATCACCCCGATCATCACCGAGCCGAAGAAGGCCGCCGCGGCGCTGGGGTGGCTCGTCGAGGAGATGGAACAGCGCTATCAGGACATGCAGGCGTCCCGGGTGCGCCACATCGACGTCTTCAACGAGAAGGTGCGGTCCGGTGAGATCACCACGCCGCTCGGCAGCGAGCGCGTGTACAAGCCGTACCCGTACATCGTGGCGATCGTCGACGAGCTCGCCGATCTCATGATGACCGCGCCGCGCGACGTCGAGGACGCCATCGTGCGCATCACGCAGAAGGCGCGTGCGGCCGGTATCCACCTGGTGCTCGCGACGCAGCGGCCCTCGGTCGACGTGGTGACCGGTCTGATCAAGACCAACGTGCCGTCGCGACTGGCCTTCGCGACCTCGTCGCTCACCGACAGCCGCGTCATCCTCGACCAGGCGGGCGCCGAGAAGCTCATCGGCATGGGCGACGGGCTGTTCCTGCCGATGGGCGCCAACAAGCCCATCCGCATGCAGGGCGCGTTCATCACCGACGAGGAGATCCACGCGGTCGTCGCGGCCACCAAGGAACAGGCCGAGCCCGAGTTCGTCGAAGGCGTCACCGCCGTCAAGGCCGGCGAGCGCAAGGACGTCGACCCCGACATCGGTGACGACCTCGATGTGTTCCTGCAGGCCGTCGAACTCGTGGTGTCGTCGCAGTTCGGTTCGACGTCGATGCTGCAGCGCAAGCTGCGCGTCGGCTTCGCCAAGGCCGGCCGCCTGATGGACCTGATGGAGACCCGCGGGATCGTCGGCCCTTCCGAGGGTTCCAAGGCCCGCGAGGTGCTGGTGAAACCCGAGGACCTGGCCGGCACGCTCGCGCTGATCCGCGGCGGCGCCGACGCCAACGGTGCCGAACCCGAGGACGACGAGGAATTCTGA
- a CDS encoding ribonuclease J — MSAELAPPPPLAPGGLRVTALGGISEIGRNMTVFEHLGRLLIVDCGVLFPGHDEPGVDLILPDLRHIEDRLDEIEALVVTHAHEDHIGAIPFLLKLRPDIPIVGSKFTIALVREKCREHRLKPTFVEVAERQSSRHGVFECEYFAVNHSIPGCLAVAIHTGAGTVLHTGDIKLDQLPLDGRPTDLPGMSRLGDAGVDLFLCDSTNSEHPGVSPSESEVGPTLHRLIRGAEGRVIVACFASNVDRVQQIIDAAVALGRRVSFVGRSMVRNMGIARELGYLKVDDSDILDIAAAEMMPADRVVLITTGTQGEPMAALSRMSRGEHRSITLTSGDLIILSSSLIPGNEEAVYGVIDALSKIGARVVTNAQARVHVSGHAYAGELLFLYNGVRPRNVMPVHGTWRHLRANAALAASTGVPPENIVLAENGVSVDLVAGRASISGAVTVGKMFVDGLITGDVGDATLGERLILSSGFVAVTVVVHRGTGRPAGPAHLISRGFSEDPKALEPVAQKVERELDSLAADNVTDPTRIAQAVRRTVGKWVGETYRRQPMIVPTVIEI, encoded by the coding sequence ATGAGCGCCGAACTCGCGCCACCACCGCCGCTCGCTCCGGGCGGACTGCGTGTCACCGCCCTGGGCGGTATCAGTGAGATCGGCCGCAACATGACGGTTTTCGAGCACCTCGGCAGGTTGCTCATCGTCGACTGTGGCGTGCTGTTCCCCGGGCACGACGAGCCGGGGGTCGATCTGATCCTGCCCGATCTGCGGCACATCGAGGACCGGCTCGACGAGATCGAGGCGCTCGTCGTCACGCACGCGCACGAGGACCACATCGGCGCGATCCCGTTTCTGCTGAAGCTGCGGCCCGACATCCCGATCGTGGGTTCGAAGTTCACCATCGCGCTGGTCCGCGAGAAGTGCCGCGAGCACCGCCTCAAGCCGACCTTCGTCGAGGTGGCCGAGCGGCAGAGCAGCAGGCACGGCGTCTTCGAGTGCGAGTACTTCGCGGTCAACCACTCGATCCCGGGTTGCCTCGCGGTCGCGATCCACACCGGTGCGGGCACGGTGCTGCACACCGGCGACATCAAGCTCGACCAGTTGCCGCTCGACGGGCGACCGACCGATCTGCCCGGTATGTCGCGGCTCGGCGACGCCGGGGTCGACCTGTTCCTGTGCGATTCCACCAACTCCGAGCATCCAGGCGTCAGTCCGTCGGAGAGCGAGGTCGGGCCCACGCTGCACCGGCTGATCCGCGGCGCCGAGGGCCGGGTGATCGTGGCGTGCTTCGCGTCGAACGTCGATCGCGTGCAACAGATCATCGACGCCGCGGTGGCCCTGGGGCGTCGGGTGTCGTTCGTCGGGCGGTCGATGGTGCGCAACATGGGTATCGCCCGCGAGTTGGGTTACCTGAAGGTCGACGACTCCGACATCCTCGACATCGCCGCCGCCGAGATGATGCCTGCCGACCGGGTTGTGTTGATCACCACGGGAACTCAGGGCGAGCCGATGGCCGCGCTGTCGCGGATGTCGCGCGGCGAGCATCGCAGCATCACCTTGACCTCCGGTGATCTGATCATCCTGTCCTCGTCGCTGATCCCGGGCAACGAGGAGGCGGTGTACGGCGTGATCGACGCGCTGTCCAAGATCGGTGCCCGCGTCGTCACCAATGCGCAAGCGCGCGTGCATGTTTCTGGCCACGCCTACGCCGGTGAGTTGCTGTTCCTCTACAACGGCGTGCGGCCGCGCAACGTGATGCCCGTGCACGGCACCTGGCGCCACCTGCGGGCCAACGCCGCGCTGGCCGCCAGCACCGGTGTCCCACCGGAGAACATCGTGCTCGCCGAGAACGGTGTCAGCGTGGACCTTGTCGCGGGGCGGGCGTCGATCTCCGGCGCGGTGACCGTCGGCAAGATGTTCGTCGACGGCCTGATCACGGGCGATGTCGGCGACGCCACGCTGGGCGAACGTCTCATCCTGTCGTCGGGTTTCGTCGCCGTCACGGTCGTGGTGCACCGCGGCACCGGACGCCCGGCCGGCCCGGCGCACCTGATCTCACGTGGGTTCTCCGAGGATCCGAAGGCGTTGGAGCCGGTGGCCCAGAAGGTCGAGCGCGAACTGGACAGCCTCGCTGCCGACAACGTCACCGATCCGACGCGCATCGCGCAGGCCGTGCGTCGCACGGTCGGCAAGTGGGTGGGGGAGACCTACCGCCGCCAGCCGATGATCGTGCCGACCGTGATCGAGATCTAA
- a CDS encoding proline iminopeptidase-family hydrolase produces the protein MLSRMPVSSRTVPFGVHETWVQVTTPENAQPDALPLIVLHGGPGMAHNYVANIAALADETGRTVIHYDQVGCGNSTHLPDAPAGFWTPQLFVDEFHAVRAALGIERYHVLGQSWGGMLGAEIAVRQPSGLVSLAICNSPASMKLWTEAAGDLRAQLPAETRAALDRHEAAGTVTDPEYLQATEEFYRRHVCRVEPTPQDFADSVAQMEAEPTVYHTMNGPNEFHVIGTLGDWSIIDRLPGIVAPVLVIAGEFDEATPKTWQPFVDNITDVRSHVFSDTSHCTHLEKPEEFRAVIAQFLHQHDLAAAARV, from the coding sequence ATGCTGTCCCGCATGCCTGTTTCGTCCCGCACCGTGCCGTTCGGCGTTCACGAGACCTGGGTTCAGGTCACGACGCCCGAGAACGCCCAACCCGACGCTCTCCCGCTGATCGTTCTGCACGGCGGTCCCGGCATGGCCCACAACTACGTCGCCAACATCGCCGCCCTCGCCGACGAAACCGGCCGTACCGTCATCCATTACGACCAGGTGGGCTGCGGCAACAGCACGCACCTGCCCGACGCGCCCGCCGGGTTCTGGACCCCGCAGTTGTTCGTCGACGAGTTCCACGCGGTGCGCGCCGCGCTGGGTATCGAGCGCTACCACGTCCTCGGACAGTCCTGGGGCGGCATGCTCGGCGCCGAGATCGCGGTGCGCCAACCGTCCGGTCTGGTGTCGCTGGCCATCTGCAACTCACCGGCGTCGATGAAGTTGTGGACGGAGGCAGCCGGTGATCTGCGGGCGCAGTTGCCCGCCGAGACGCGCGCCGCGCTCGATCGTCACGAAGCCGCGGGCACCGTCACCGACCCCGAGTACCTGCAGGCGACCGAGGAGTTCTACCGGCGCCACGTGTGCCGCGTCGAACCGACGCCCCAGGACTTCGCCGACAGTGTCGCGCAGATGGAAGCCGAGCCGACGGTGTACCACACCATGAACGGCCCCAACGAGTTCCACGTCATCGGGACCCTCGGCGACTGGAGCATCATCGACCGGCTTCCCGGCATCGTGGCGCCCGTGCTCGTGATCGCGGGCGAGTTCGACGAAGCCACACCCAAGACCTGGCAGCCGTTCGTCGACAACATCACCGACGTCCGCAGCCATGTGTTCTCCGACACGAGTCACTGCACGCACCTGGAAAAGCCCGAGGAATTCCGCGCCGTGATCGCGCAGTTCCTCCATCAACACGATCTGGCCGCCGCCGCCCGGGTCTGA
- the thyX gene encoding FAD-dependent thymidylate synthase has translation MAEIAPLRVQLIAKTEFLAPPDVPWETDADGGEALTEFAGRACYQSWSKPNPRTATNAGYISHIIDVGHFSVLEHASVSFYITGISRSATHELIRHRHFSYSQLSQRYVPEQDSEVVVPPGFEDDPELVEIFTSAVDASRTTYTELLNRLEAKFADQPNAVLRRKQARQAARAVLPNATETRIVVTGNYRAWRHFIAMRASEHADVEIRRLAIACLRELVAVAPAVFSDFVVSTLADGSEVATSPLATEA, from the coding sequence GTGGCCGAGATCGCGCCGCTGCGCGTACAGCTGATCGCCAAGACCGAGTTCCTGGCGCCGCCCGACGTGCCTTGGGAGACCGACGCCGACGGCGGCGAGGCGCTCACCGAGTTCGCCGGACGGGCGTGCTATCAGAGCTGGTCGAAGCCGAATCCGAGGACCGCGACCAACGCCGGCTACATCAGCCACATCATCGACGTGGGGCATTTCTCGGTGCTCGAACACGCGTCGGTGTCGTTCTACATCACCGGCATCTCGCGGTCGGCCACCCACGAGCTGATCCGGCACCGCCACTTCTCCTACTCGCAGCTGTCGCAGCGCTACGTGCCCGAACAGGACTCGGAGGTCGTGGTGCCGCCGGGCTTCGAAGACGATCCCGAGCTCGTCGAGATCTTCACCTCGGCGGTCGACGCGAGCCGCACCACCTACACCGAGTTGCTCAACCGGCTGGAGGCAAAGTTCGCCGATCAGCCCAACGCCGTGCTGCGGCGCAAACAGGCCCGCCAGGCCGCGCGGGCCGTGCTGCCCAACGCCACCGAGACCCGCATCGTGGTCACCGGCAACTACCGGGCGTGGCGACATTTCATCGCGATGCGGGCCAGCGAGCACGCCGATGTGGAGATCCGTCGGCTCGCCATCGCCTGCCTGCGGGAACTCGTCGCGGTCGCCCCGGCGGTCTTCTCCGATTTCGTGGTTTCGACGCTGGCTGACGGCTCGGAGGTGGCAACCTCGCCGCTGGCGACCGAAGCGTGA